The Nitrospirota bacterium nucleotide sequence TCGAACGTTATGCGGGTGAGAAGACCGAGCTTCCTCGCATCCTGCTAGAGGAATTTCTCTTTGACTAAGCCGAGGATCTGACGGGCTGCATCGCTGGAGGTCGTGGAGGTACTATCGATCCGGAGCTCCGGATTGGTCGGCGCTTCGTAGGGGGATTGGAGTCCAGGAACAGTGAGTGAGTCGCCCCGCTGGCCCTTCAGATAGGTCCCTTTCTTGTCTCGCTCCATACAGATTGCAAGGGGACATTCCACAGAAACCTCGATGAAGCGAGGGATCACAGACCTCGCAAAGTCCCGATAGACCCTCCGGCTCGCCGTGGCATCGAAGACCACGGTCACACCATGGGCTAGGAGCTTCTTTCCGGTGAATACCAACGCGCGATAGAAGAGATCCCGCTCCGCTTCTGAGTAGGTCGGCGTCGGCGTGATGATCCGCCGGACCTCATCGGACTCCAACACTTCGACCGTCAATCCAAGCTCTTCGAGCTGCGGCTTCAGAGCCGAGACGATCGTGCTCTTACCCGAGGCCGGGAGACCGGTGATCCAGATGGCAAAACTTTGAGGTCGGCTCATTTCATGACCCATCTGGCTAGAGGCACGAGGCCAGAGGCTAGAGGCTAGAGGAAAAATAATACTGCCGCTCGCCCTACGCCCCTTGCCGCGCACCTGCCGCTATACGGCGCAATATTCGTTCACGCGAGCAGGATCGAAGCGGGGCTCATCCAACACATGTTCGACAAACCGGAAGATGGTCCGGCGCACCTCAATCGGCAGCTTGGGGTACCACAGGGGACTTGCCAAGACTAACCCCCGAAACGCAAAAAACGGGGCGGCCGACTCTGCAACTGCATGGTCGTGGCTGGCTTCCATATAGCTGTCCCAAAAGAGCCGGAACAGCACTTCCAACGGCCCCTGCAAGGTGCCCCAGCGACAGAGTGAGAAGAATAGATAGTTGATCGTCATCGACGTCACATCGTCAGCCGGCTCTCCCCATTCCCCTCGTGACCGATCGAGCACTGAAAAATCCGTTCCTTTCCGGAACAAGACATTCCAGGGATGAAAGTCTCCGTGGACTTGCGACAGACGATGCGTTTCCCCGCGCAGGCGCCAGCGCCAGCGATTACAGGCTTCCTCAACCCCGCGCAAGAGATCCGTCGTGATGAACTCGTAGCGGTCGGGATAACTGTCGGTCAGCCCCATAATACATTCGCCGTGGCCGATCAACTCCCGAAGCCGACGCCGATAGAGGTCGGGATCGCGAAGTTTTCTGGCATGAATCTCTGCCAGGTAGCGCGCCAGGGCGATCGTGCGCGCTCGATCCTGCTTCCGTAGCCTTCCACCTTTGACCAACCGTTCCAGGTCGAAATGATAGCTGCTCCCATCCGTCCATTGGTTGAGGACAAAGAACTCCCGTGCCGGGGCTACCGACA carries:
- a CDS encoding phosphotransferase, which gives rise to MMLTLKKESLERYLRDRFGPKATLLTYGVIGKDSSQGTYKQYGYGTPVKLTFQVGRKIQSAVLETMKPGPFGHEHMADRAQAMLWDYDSYGRLPRHVKALDIGAFTADHELMSVAPAREFFVLNQWTDGSSYHFDLERLVKGGRLRKQDRARTIALARYLAEIHARKLRDPDLYRRRLRELIGHGECIMGLTDSYPDRYEFITTDLLRGVEEACNRWRWRLRGETHRLSQVHGDFHPWNVLFRKGTDFSVLDRSRGEWGEPADDVTSMTINYLFFSLCRWGTLQGPLEVLFRLFWDSYMEASHDHAVAESAAPFFAFRGLVLASPLWYPKLPIEVRRTIFRFVEHVLDEPRFDPARVNEYCAV
- a CDS encoding adenylyl-sulfate kinase, with product MSRPQSFAIWITGLPASGKSTIVSALKPQLEELGLTVEVLESDEVRRIITPTPTYSEAERDLFYRALVFTGKKLLAHGVTVVFDATASRRVYRDFARSVIPRFIEVSVECPLAICMERDKKGTYLKGQRGDSLTVPGLQSPYEAPTNPELRIDSTSTTSSDAARQILGLVKEKFL